GAACGAAAACCGGGAGGTAGAGATTGAAAAGTCCAACATCATTATGATTGGGGAGACGGGAACCGGGAAAACGCTTTTAGCCAAAACCATCGCCAGAGAACTCAATGTACCGTTTTGTATTGTGGATGCGACCATCCTTACCGAAGCCGGTTATGTAGGCGAAGATGTTGAAAGTATTTTGTCCCGACTTCTCATGGTTGCCGATTACGATGTGGAAAAAGCCGAGAAAGGCATCGTCTTCATTGATGAAATTGATAAAATCGCCCGCAAATCGGATAATCCAAGCATCACGAGAGATGTTTCCGGTGAAGGAGTACAGCAGGGCTTATTGAAGCTTCTGGAAGGCAGCATCGTGAACGTTCCGCCACAGGGTGGTAGAAAACATCCGGACCAAAAATACATTCAGGTCAATACGCAGAATATTCTTTTCATTGCAGGTGGAGCTTTTGATGGAATTAAAGAAATCATTGAAAGAAGACTGAACAAGCAGGCGATCGGCTTCAGCGCAGAAAAAATGAGTAGGATTGAAGAGGATGACTATATTTTGAGTCAGATCAATGCGATGGATTTAAGGAAATTCGGTCTCATCCCTGAGCTTTTGGGCCGTTTCCCGATAGTAACCTACCTCGACAAACTGACTAAGGAAACGATGGTACGAATCATGAAAGAACCTAAAAATTCCATCATCAATCAGTTTGTGGAACTCTTCAAAATGGATGGGATTAACTTGAAATTTAAAGATTCCGCTGTTGAAAAAATTGTGGAAGAAACCATGGAAAAAGGACTTGGTGCAAGAGGTTTACGCGGGACCACGGAAAAAGTTTTGGAGGATTATATGTTTAATATTGGCGAGCAGGACCAAATTATATTAAAATAAAGATGAAATTTTTGTAATATAGTTAAATTTTTTTGCTTTTATTAAAAAACCAATATCTTTGCAAGGAGCAAAATTGCTCTGTAAAAACACAAATAATTACTTAGATGAAAAAAAGATTCCTATTTATTGGGTTTCTCGCGTTGAAATTCAGCCTTAATGCGCAGACCCTGACCTACGTTGACGAAGGAGCAAAATTTTATGTTTCCAGTGGTGCACTGGTCTACAGTGGAGGCGATTGGGAACTAAACGCCAATACCGCAGCAACTGTCGAAAACAGGGGCGGTATTATGATTGTTGGTAACTATAAAAAGGGAACACGTACCAATGCTGCTTCAGATGGTAATGAATTTGTCAATGTATATACTAGTGACAGCGACTACGGACAGGTAATCATCAGAAGCGGATCAAACACCACCACTGATGCAAGGATGGTTATGCAAAAGCCAGCTGCATCCAGCTCATATTTTGGCGCTACTTACCCCATCAGTTTTCCTTTTAGAGACAATGCTAATTATCTAATGAGGTCCTTTGGTTTATCAACTTCTGATTTTGTTGGTAACTGCGCTCCAAATAATCCTTGTGGTACTCAGATCTTTAATGTGACACTGCGTAAGTGGAATAATAATACAATTCAACATGATCCTGTAACCACCACCAATACTTTTGCTGCAGGTGATTACTATTTGCTAAACCTCCGGCCGGCAAACATGCAGGCGGTAATGATAAATACCATCAATTACAAAGGCACTCCTGCTCCAGCATCTTACTCATCAACTGGTAAATCTGTAATTCCTGGTGAAACCGAAGAAAGTTTTTCCCTTTTACAGTATAATGAGTGGAGAAATCGTACAAATCAGTATAATGAAGCATATTTTACTTATTTGGGGAATATAGAATCAACCAGTAGGACATATGCTAAAAACGTTTATCGTTTCGGCAACCCGTATACTTCAAATTTAGACCTTAGCGCATTCGACGGTGCAAACGCATGGCTTAAAATACTTAATGTTTCTGAACGTACGATTAAGGGTGCGACTGACGATGCAAAAATTAAAAATTTTAACATCTCCAAACGTACAGCAAATTTTGATATCAATTGGGGTAGGACTGGTAGCACTAATTCCGGAACATACTACGTTGCTCAATACGATGGGCAGCAGTGGACAGGAAATGCACAAGCTTTACTTATAAAGCCATTGGAGACATTTAATCTTAACTTTCCTCTCATTAACCCAACAAACTTAGGTAATACAAGAATTGTTAATATAAGAGTTGATTTTAATGATAATCATAAAACTTTTAACTATTCACCTTCTGCGCCTGGAACTGCTACTGAACAAGCACCGCCTATTACAGTTCAGTCTGTAAAAGCTACTGGTAGAATGGCGGCATCGACTTCATCGTCGGTATCATCATCTCCTTTCTATCAATCGGAAATAATATTGGTAAAAGATAATGTAATTCAATCTACTCCTGCATACCTTGTCGGTTCATCTCTACCCACAGAAATTTCTTCAGCCATACAAGATAACGATGCTGTGTATGTATACGGTATTAATGGAAGTGAGATCAACCGCAGTAGCAAAAAGAAATTTACAGCTTTTAATGTAAATGAATATGTTGGTAAACCCATGGGAATTGGCTTTAATAATCTTGTTGCAGGAGCAAATTATTCATTGAATTTTAATTTATATGAAGGGTCTATTTTTTCCAGCCCTAACAAATTGTCAGGGGAGAAATTTTATCTGTACGATACGCTTACAAAACAGTCAGTAGAGATTACTGGTGATAAATCGTATGACTTTATTGCTGATAAAGACAGTGATAAACGGTTTGAAATTTATTGGGGAATTCCACCGAGCGGGAGTTTCTTGAAAAGTCATGATGTAGTAAATAACGCGAGTACATTTATATATAAAGATGAAAATGTAAGAAAACTGCGCTTTGCAAATGTTGCAACCAAGGCCGATGTAGAAGTCTATGATATGGCCGGTAAATTAGTTTCTTCATTTAAGAATGTTCCTACTTCTACAGATATGCAACTTCAGCAACTAGCGTCTAATGGAGTGTACATTTTAAAGGTTACCTACTCAAATGGTTTAGTTGTGACAATTAAAACAATAAATTAGTGCACAATATGAAAAAAATTAGAATTGGGTGGTTGGTTCTTATAGTGTTTAACACATTCATTTTTGGACAAGGAGGTGGATT
The sequence above is a segment of the Chryseobacterium taklimakanense genome. Coding sequences within it:
- the clpX gene encoding ATP-dependent Clp protease ATP-binding subunit ClpX, producing the protein MNPNQCSFCGRKRKEVQMLVSGQEGFICENCIEQAHSIVKESVKGQGFAPASTIDELKKPKEIKEFLDQYVIGQDQAKKQLSIAVYNHYKRLLHAQNENREVEIEKSNIIMIGETGTGKTLLAKTIARELNVPFCIVDATILTEAGYVGEDVESILSRLLMVADYDVEKAEKGIVFIDEIDKIARKSDNPSITRDVSGEGVQQGLLKLLEGSIVNVPPQGGRKHPDQKYIQVNTQNILFIAGGAFDGIKEIIERRLNKQAIGFSAEKMSRIEEDDYILSQINAMDLRKFGLIPELLGRFPIVTYLDKLTKETMVRIMKEPKNSIINQFVELFKMDGINLKFKDSAVEKIVEETMEKGLGARGLRGTTEKVLEDYMFNIGEQDQIILK
- a CDS encoding T9SS type A sorting domain-containing protein, giving the protein MKKRFLFIGFLALKFSLNAQTLTYVDEGAKFYVSSGALVYSGGDWELNANTAATVENRGGIMIVGNYKKGTRTNAASDGNEFVNVYTSDSDYGQVIIRSGSNTTTDARMVMQKPAASSSYFGATYPISFPFRDNANYLMRSFGLSTSDFVGNCAPNNPCGTQIFNVTLRKWNNNTIQHDPVTTTNTFAAGDYYLLNLRPANMQAVMINTINYKGTPAPASYSSTGKSVIPGETEESFSLLQYNEWRNRTNQYNEAYFTYLGNIESTSRTYAKNVYRFGNPYTSNLDLSAFDGANAWLKILNVSERTIKGATDDAKIKNFNISKRTANFDINWGRTGSTNSGTYYVAQYDGQQWTGNAQALLIKPLETFNLNFPLINPTNLGNTRIVNIRVDFNDNHKTFNYSPSAPGTATEQAPPITVQSVKATGRMAASTSSSVSSSPFYQSEIILVKDNVIQSTPAYLVGSSLPTEISSAIQDNDAVYVYGINGSEINRSSKKKFTAFNVNEYVGKPMGIGFNNLVAGANYSLNFNLYEGSIFSSPNKLSGEKFYLYDTLTKQSVEITGDKSYDFIADKDSDKRFEIYWGIPPSGSFLKSHDVVNNASTFIYKDENVRKLRFANVATKADVEVYDMAGKLVSSFKNVPTSTDMQLQQLASNGVYILKVTYSNGLVVTIKTIN